The Faecalibacterium prausnitzii genome includes a window with the following:
- a CDS encoding GrpB family protein produces MRTTHVVVLPYDPKWKEDFFAIRAELEAAMGELALRIEHVGSTSVEGMSAKPCIDVDVVIPDRTCLKAAIERLASIGYVHEGNLGIEGREAFCYTGKPYLQLHHLYVCPADSEELRRHITFREFLRQNPVAVKWYSSVKEQAAQRFPDDIERYLEYKSPCITELYRMCGLEE; encoded by the coding sequence ATGAGAACAACGCATGTCGTCGTTTTGCCCTATGATCCCAAATGGAAAGAGGACTTTTTCGCGATCCGGGCGGAGCTGGAAGCCGCGATGGGGGAGCTGGCTCTGCGCATCGAACATGTGGGGAGCACCTCCGTGGAAGGAATGTCAGCAAAGCCCTGCATTGATGTGGACGTGGTCATCCCGGACAGGACATGCCTGAAGGCGGCCATTGAGCGGCTTGCATCCATTGGATACGTGCACGAGGGAAACCTCGGCATTGAAGGGCGGGAAGCCTTTTGCTATACCGGCAAACCGTATTTGCAGCTGCATCATCTGTATGTCTGCCCGGCAGATTCCGAAGAACTACGCCGTCATATCACGTTCCGGGAATTTCTGCGCCAGAATCCGGTCGCTGTGAAGTGGTACAGCAGCGTGAAAGAACAGGCTGCACAGCGTTTCCCCGATGACATCGAACGGTATCTGGAATATAAGTCTCCGTGCATTACGGAGCTTTACCGGATGTGCGGTCTGGAAGAGTGA
- a CDS encoding MATE family efflux transporter yields MNDTFMKTRPVLPLLVSMALPNVISMLVNSLYNIVDSLFVARISEQAMTALSLVFPVQNLVNAISIGFGIGINAQIALHLGAGDREKADISATHGMALSILHGLLCTVAGIAIMPGFLRRFTSDESLVSMGVLYATIVFLFSIVNMADLAFEKMFQAVGRMNTTMIALIAGCVCNIALDPVLIFGLGPVPALGIAGAALATNFGQLVTLCIYLYCYATSDLPVRLRRRHLHFEPALDGKLYAIGIPAILNLALPSLLVTFLNGLLAAFSQSYVTVLGIYYKLQTFLYLPANGIVQGMRPLVGYNYGAREHGRVARLYNLTLGLSAAIMAVGTVLCLTISGSLIGLFSSNPETIAIGTTALRIICLGFVVSAVSTTSSGALEGLGKGVPSLVISLCRYVFFIMPLAWVLCRTLGPTGVWHAFWITEACSAAIAFVVYHRAVSKR; encoded by the coding sequence ATGAACGATACCTTTATGAAAACCAGACCGGTGCTCCCGCTGCTGGTCTCTATGGCCCTGCCCAACGTCATCTCGATGCTGGTGAACTCGCTGTACAACATCGTGGACAGCCTCTTCGTTGCCCGCATCAGCGAGCAGGCCATGACGGCCCTGTCGCTGGTGTTCCCGGTGCAGAACCTCGTCAACGCCATCTCCATCGGCTTCGGCATTGGCATCAACGCGCAGATCGCACTCCACCTCGGTGCAGGCGACCGCGAAAAGGCGGACATCTCCGCCACCCACGGCATGGCCCTCTCGATCCTGCACGGCCTGCTGTGCACCGTGGCGGGCATCGCCATCATGCCGGGCTTTCTGCGCCGGTTCACCTCGGATGAGTCGCTGGTCTCGATGGGCGTCCTCTACGCCACCATCGTCTTCCTGTTCTCCATCGTCAACATGGCCGACCTTGCCTTCGAGAAGATGTTCCAGGCCGTAGGCCGGATGAACACCACGATGATCGCGCTGATCGCAGGCTGCGTCTGCAACATTGCACTGGACCCGGTGCTCATCTTTGGCCTTGGCCCGGTGCCTGCCCTGGGCATTGCCGGTGCAGCGCTGGCCACCAACTTCGGCCAGCTCGTCACCCTCTGCATTTACCTCTACTGCTACGCCACCTCCGACCTCCCGGTCCGGCTGCGCCGCAGGCATCTGCACTTCGAGCCCGCACTGGACGGCAAGCTCTACGCCATCGGCATCCCGGCCATTCTGAATCTGGCCCTGCCCTCCCTGCTGGTCACCTTCCTCAACGGCCTGCTGGCAGCCTTCTCACAGAGCTACGTCACGGTTCTGGGCATCTACTACAAACTCCAGACCTTTCTGTACCTGCCCGCCAACGGCATCGTGCAGGGAATGCGTCCACTGGTCGGCTATAACTACGGTGCAAGGGAGCATGGCCGCGTCGCCAGGCTCTACAACCTGACGCTGGGCCTGAGCGCCGCCATCATGGCCGTTGGCACCGTCCTCTGCCTGACCATCTCCGGTTCCCTCATCGGCCTGTTCAGTTCCAACCCGGAGACCATCGCCATCGGCACCACGGCCCTGCGCATCATCTGCCTGGGCTTCGTTGTCTCGGCAGTCTCCACCACCTCTTCCGGCGCACTGGAGGGTCTGGGCAAGGGGGTGCCTTCGCTGGTCATCTCCCTCTGCCGCTATGTGTTCTTCATCATGCCGCTGGCCTGGGTGCTTTGCCGCACCCTTGGCCCCACCGGCGTCTGGCACGCCTTCTGGATCACGGAGGCCTGCTCTGCCGCCATCGCCTTCGTCGTCTACCACAGAGCTGTCTCAAAGCGCTGA
- the yfcE gene encoding phosphodiesterase, with amino-acid sequence MKWMIASDLHGSAKYCRQMVEAFEREGADRLLLLGDLLYHGPRNDLPDGYAPKEVIPLLNGLKPKLCCVRGNCEAEVDQMVLSFPVMADYCILPVGEKLVYATHGHIYNKKNLPPLAPGDVLLHGHTHVPAWESFGDGNLYLNPGSLSIPKENSPHSYMTLEDSIFQWKELASGEVYHEIV; translated from the coding sequence ATGAAATGGATGATCGCATCCGACCTGCACGGGTCGGCCAAATACTGCCGCCAGATGGTCGAGGCGTTCGAGCGGGAGGGCGCAGACCGCCTGCTGCTGCTCGGCGACCTGCTCTACCACGGACCCCGCAACGACCTGCCCGACGGCTACGCGCCCAAGGAGGTCATCCCGCTGCTGAACGGCCTGAAGCCGAAGCTGTGCTGTGTGCGGGGCAACTGCGAGGCTGAGGTGGACCAGATGGTGCTGAGTTTCCCGGTGATGGCGGATTACTGCATCCTGCCGGTGGGGGAAAAGCTGGTCTACGCCACACACGGCCACATTTATAATAAGAAGAACCTGCCGCCGCTGGCACCGGGGGATGTGCTGTTGCACGGCCACACCCACGTCCCGGCGTGGGAGAGCTTTGGAGACGGGAACCTCTACCTGAACCCCGGCTCGTTGAGCATCCCGAAGGAGAACAGCCCCCACAGTTATATGACGCTGGAAGACAGCATATTCCAGTGGAAGGAGCTGGCGAGCGGGGAAGTGTATCACGAAATCGTATGA
- a CDS encoding DUF6773 family protein, with the protein MKFSLYSKKNQFDEMQEQTMLRIEARGFWLLWAGLLLAILVQIVLRTPSSQWVGEFVVFMAGCCYSIIECLRNGLWDSHICANTTTNVVGSLFACVVVTVVTGLAYGHWLIALLPGVITGILSFVLLQVCMHVAEKRRKELDNPKDEE; encoded by the coding sequence ATGAAATTTTCACTGTACAGCAAGAAAAATCAGTTTGACGAGATGCAGGAGCAAACCATGCTCCGCATCGAAGCACGGGGCTTCTGGCTGCTGTGGGCAGGGCTGCTCCTCGCCATCCTCGTGCAGATCGTTCTCCGCACACCAAGCAGTCAGTGGGTCGGCGAGTTCGTTGTCTTCATGGCCGGCTGCTGCTACTCTATCATCGAGTGCCTGCGCAACGGCTTGTGGGACAGCCACATCTGCGCAAATACCACCACCAACGTGGTAGGTTCCTTGTTTGCATGCGTCGTAGTCACTGTCGTCACCGGCCTTGCCTACGGCCATTGGCTGATCGCGCTCCTTCCCGGTGTCATTACCGGCATTCTCAGCTTCGTGCTCCTGCAAGTCTGTATGCACGTCGCCGAGAAGCGCCGCAAGGAACTTGATAACCCGAAGGACGAAGAGTAA
- a CDS encoding helix-turn-helix transcriptional regulator, whose translation MPKNLKLKAARAEKDLTQSALAEAAGVSRQTINAIEKGEYNPTINLCRSICKILGKTLDELFWEE comes from the coding sequence ATGCCGAAAAATCTGAAACTGAAAGCGGCCCGCGCCGAAAAGGATCTGACCCAGAGCGCACTGGCCGAAGCGGCGGGCGTCTCCCGCCAGACCATCAACGCCATCGAAAAGGGCGAGTATAACCCCACCATCAACCTTTGCCGCAGCATCTGCAAGATCCTGGGCAAAACACTGGACGAATTGTTCTGGGAGGAATAA
- a CDS encoding heavy-metal-associated domain-containing protein — protein MVETILKVQGMMCGMCESHINDVVRKTAQVSKVSSSHTRGETVIVSEQALDIETLKQAIAATGYTVTGAETRPYEKKGFFSFWKK, from the coding sequence ATGGTGGAAACGATCTTGAAAGTCCAAGGGATGATGTGCGGCATGTGCGAGAGCCACATCAACGACGTGGTGCGCAAGACGGCGCAGGTGAGCAAGGTGTCGTCTTCCCACACCAGAGGCGAGACGGTTATCGTCTCGGAGCAGGCACTGGATATTGAAACGCTGAAACAGGCCATCGCCGCCACCGGCTATACCGTGACCGGTGCCGAGACCAGACCCTACGAGAAGAAGGGCTTCTTCTCGTTCTGGAAAAAATAA